Within Synergistaceae bacterium, the genomic segment AGAGACGAAGCAACAAGGTGCGGGCAGTATTATATTAATCAACGCTGGCTGGGCGGACTTATGACTAACTTCCCGACTATCAGACGCAGAATCTCCCGCATGTTAGAATTACGCAAATATGATGAAGAAGGCACTTGGGAAGAATTCACGAAAAAAGAGACGGCAGCACTCAAGAAAGAACAGCTAAAACTTGAGAAATATCTCGGCGGAATTGCTGCAATGACTTCTGTACCCGATGCAATTTTCTTAATTGATCCCAGACGTGAAGAAAACGCAATCGCTGAAGCCCGCAAATTAGGCATTCCTGTTGTATCAATTGTAGACACAAACTGCGACCCCGAAATGATTGATTATCCCATTCCCGGAAATGATGACGCTATCAGAGCAATTAAATTAATTACCGGCTTAATGGCTAATGCTGTTATCGAGGGCAGGCAGGGCGAGGACGCTGTTATTATTCCTGTTCAGGAGTTG encodes:
- the rpsB gene encoding 30S ribosomal protein S2 — its product is MAVASMKQLLECGVHFGHQTRRWNPKMKPYIFTERNGVYIIDLQKTVKGLDRAYDFIRETAAAGGHVLFVGTKRQAQETIRDEATRCGQYYINQRWLGGLMTNFPTIRRRISRMLELRKYDEEGTWEEFTKKETAALKKEQLKLEKYLGGIAAMTSVPDAIFLIDPRREENAIAEARKLGIPVVSIVDTNCDPEMIDYPIPGNDDAIRAIKLITGLMANAVIEGRQGEDAVIIPVQELSGTDALSDDEKLIAERERLHDTYEGNIDDETMEG